A DNA window from Fragaria vesca subsp. vesca unplaced genomic scaffold, FraVesHawaii_1.0 scf0510130, whole genome shotgun sequence contains the following coding sequences:
- the LOC101304635 gene encoding uncharacterized protein LOC101304635, giving the protein MQYHAALLIRFRPTAKQPFSAYQLVTGYEPDISHLRIFGCSVYVPITPPLRSKMGPHRRLGIYVGYESLTIIRYLEPLTGDLFTARFADCHFDETLFPSLGGDTNKRDHVERQELSWFVPTLSHYDPHTSQSEREVKCILELQKVADTMPDSFSEIAKVTRSDIPAANVPARLEVPRKGTAIPGLGTAAVDGAAHGGGMEAVAPQRKRGRPPGSVDMRPRKKLTDKAQVNPLIIDVENPSHEIISDYSYVHELILESMGYASGSMSTSENIEISMCYDNTYELMNRSSTHVDDIFAYSVAHEIIEHDDIEPRSVAECQNRADWPKWKVAIQAELDSLTKRQVFGPVMLTPPSVKPVGHKWVFVRKRNEKNEVLLYKARLVAQGFSQRPGIDYEETYSPVMDVITFRYLVSLVVSEKLDMQLMDVVTAYLYGDLDSEIYMKVPDGITLPKSSNSKPRSAYAIRLQRSLYGLKQSGRMWYTRLSDYLIREGYKNDELCPCVFIKKTSSGFAIVAVYVDDMNII; this is encoded by the coding sequence atgcaatatcaTGCAGCCTTACTTATTCGTTTCAGACCCACTGCCAAACAACCATTCAGTGCGTACCAGTTGGTCACTGGATATGAGCCTGACATTTCGCATCTACGCATTTTCGGTTGTTCTGTTTATGTGCCAATTACGCCTCCACTGCGTTCTAAAATGGGTCCTCATAGACGATTGGGTATCTACGTTGGTTATGAATCTCTAACGATTATCAGATATCTCGAGCCATTAACAGGTGATCTCTTTACCGCAAGgtttgcggattgtcactttgatgagacactCTTCCcatcgttagggggagatacgAACAAACGTGATCATGTGGAACGAcaggaattgtcgtggtttgtccccactctGTCTCATTATGATCCCCACACCTCACAATCTGAACGTGAAGTGAAATGTATTCTCGAACTTCAGAAAGTAGCAGATACGATGCCTGACTCTTTCTCCGAGATTGCGAAAGTGACAAGATCAGATATACCAGCTGCAAATGTTCCTGCTAGGCTCGAAGTCCCTAGAAAGGGCACGGCCATCCCCGGGCTCGGTACTGCCGCCGTCGACGGCGCCGCCCATGGTGGAGGGATGGAGGCCGTGGCTCCCCAAAGGAAAAGGGGGAGGCCACCTGGTTCGGTTGACATGCGTCCGAGAAAGAAACTGACCGACAAGGCACAAGTCAATCCTTTGATCATCGATGTTGAGAATCCTTCTCACGAGATCATCTCTGATTACAGTTATGTCCACGAGTTGATATTAGAATCCATGGGGTACGCCTCAGGGTCAATGTCAACATCAGAGAACATAGAAATCTCCATGTGTTATGATAACACTTATGAATTGATGAACCGGTCATCAACCCATGTCGATGATATATTTGCTTATTCCGTGGCTCATGAAATCATTGAGCACGATGACATCGAACCACGCTCTGTTGCAGAATGCCAAAACAGAGCAGATTGGCCTAAATGGAAAGTTGCAATCCAGGCAGAATTAGACTCtctaacaaagagacaggtCTTCGGCCCAGTAATGCTAACTCCGCCGAGTGTAAAGCCTGTTGGACATAAATGGGTCTTTGTTAGaaagcgtaatgagaagaatgaggtaCTTCTGTATAAGGCCCGCCTTGTGGCGCAAGGTTTCTCACAACGCCCTGGGATTGATTATGAGGAGACTTACTCTCCAGTCATGGACGTCATAACTTTTCGCTACttagtcagtttggtagtgtcCGAAAAACTTGACATGCAGCTCATGGATGTGGTTACGgcatatctctatggggatctagattcagagatatatatgaaagtgccTGATGGCATTACGTTACCTAAATCAAGTAACTCTAAACCACGGAGTGCGTATGCTATAAGGTTGCAACGCTCACTTTACGGATTAAAGCAATCTGGGCGAATGTGGTATACTCGTCTAAGTGACTACTTGATTAGGGAGGGATATAAGAACGATGAACTATGCCCGTGCGTGTTCATAAAGAAGACAAGTTCCGGATTTGCAATAGTGGCCGTTTATGTCGATGATATGAACATTATCG